A genome region from Brooklawnia propionicigenes includes the following:
- the alaS gene encoding alanine--tRNA ligase, whose protein sequence is MKAAEIGRRYVDFFAARDHTIVPSASLLYNDPTLLFVNAGMVPFKPYFIGAEPSPYKRAVSLQKCVRTLDIEDVGKTTRHGTFFQMLGNFSFGDYFKREAIEWAWELVTGPIDEGCFGFDPNKVWVTVLGPGLHPEYPEGDIEAMTYWKSVGVPAERIQSRGLKDNYWNMGIPGPGGPCSEIYIDRGPEYGPEGGPDADEDRYLEIWNLVFQQEDLSVVRAKDDFDIAGPLPSKNIDTGAGLERIALLLQGVDNMYETDEVFPVIARASELSGKKYGVDHTNDVRLRVIGDHVRSSLMLMTDGVAPGNEARGYVLRRLMRRSIRSMRLLGYAGPSIVDLLGVSRAVMHVSYPDIDDQWERIREIADAEEQSFSHTLTSGTALFDMAAQQVRSSGGHVLAGDKAFQLHDTYGFPIDLTLEMAAEQGLSVDQDAFRTLMNEQRQRAKADARAKKGGVTQTEAYQVLRAEGETPFLGYTELGAETKVRGLIADGESVTSAPAGSIVEVVLAETPFYAESGGQDSDTGILRTPAGDLKVLDVQRPVPGLIVHKVEVPNELVVGDAVTALVDGFNRRGACQAHSATHVLHAALRELVGSGATQAGSYNRPGYLRFDYSSVKGLSPELRAEIEERCNVAIRDDLEVTATQMKLEDAKALGAMAMFGEKYPPVVRMVEMGGPWSRELCGGTHVQHSSQIGMLTMLGEQSVGSGARRVEALVSTDAFAHMAAERALVNQLSDTLRVQPEQLGDRVQAMVAELKSAQKTIAELRMTQLQAKVSGIVANATDIEGVAFDAQVLDGVDAADLRSLAGQVRDQFGTRAAVVVLLSRSPKPAVVVAVNGRARDLGIKAGEIVRRAAAELGGKGGGKDDMAQGGGTQPEAAPQAVEAARHQVETVLGR, encoded by the coding sequence ATGAAGGCAGCAGAGATCGGACGCCGGTACGTGGATTTCTTCGCCGCGCGCGATCACACCATCGTGCCCAGCGCATCGCTGCTGTACAACGACCCCACCTTGTTGTTCGTGAACGCAGGGATGGTGCCGTTCAAGCCCTACTTCATCGGCGCCGAGCCATCGCCGTACAAGCGCGCCGTCAGCCTGCAGAAGTGCGTGCGCACCCTCGACATCGAGGATGTCGGCAAGACCACCCGGCACGGCACCTTCTTCCAGATGCTGGGCAACTTCAGCTTCGGCGACTACTTCAAGCGGGAGGCCATCGAGTGGGCCTGGGAGCTGGTCACCGGCCCGATCGACGAGGGCTGCTTCGGCTTCGATCCGAACAAGGTCTGGGTGACCGTGCTCGGTCCGGGCCTGCATCCCGAGTACCCCGAGGGCGATATCGAGGCGATGACCTACTGGAAGTCGGTCGGCGTCCCCGCGGAGCGCATCCAGTCCCGCGGCCTGAAGGACAACTACTGGAATATGGGCATCCCCGGCCCCGGCGGCCCGTGCTCGGAGATCTATATCGATCGTGGCCCCGAATACGGCCCCGAGGGCGGCCCGGACGCCGATGAGGACCGCTACCTCGAGATCTGGAATCTGGTCTTCCAGCAGGAGGATCTGTCCGTGGTGCGCGCCAAGGACGATTTCGACATTGCCGGCCCGCTGCCGTCCAAGAACATCGACACCGGCGCAGGCCTGGAGCGGATCGCGCTGTTGCTGCAGGGTGTCGACAACATGTACGAGACCGATGAGGTCTTCCCGGTCATCGCGCGGGCGTCCGAGTTGTCGGGCAAGAAGTACGGTGTCGATCACACCAATGATGTGAGGTTGCGGGTCATCGGCGACCATGTGCGCAGCTCCCTGATGCTGATGACCGACGGGGTGGCTCCCGGCAACGAGGCGCGCGGCTATGTGCTGCGCCGCCTGATGCGCCGTTCGATCCGCTCGATGCGGCTGCTCGGTTATGCCGGCCCCTCGATCGTCGATCTGCTCGGGGTCAGCCGCGCCGTGATGCACGTCTCCTACCCCGATATCGATGACCAGTGGGAGCGGATCCGCGAGATCGCCGATGCCGAGGAGCAGTCGTTCAGCCACACCCTCACCTCGGGTACCGCCCTGTTCGATATGGCGGCCCAGCAGGTGCGCTCGTCCGGTGGTCACGTGCTCGCCGGTGACAAGGCATTCCAATTGCACGACACCTACGGGTTCCCGATCGATCTGACCTTGGAGATGGCTGCCGAGCAGGGGCTGAGCGTCGATCAGGACGCCTTCCGCACCTTGATGAACGAACAGCGTCAGCGCGCCAAGGCCGACGCCCGCGCCAAGAAGGGCGGGGTGACCCAGACCGAGGCGTACCAGGTGCTGCGCGCCGAGGGTGAGACTCCTTTCCTCGGCTACACCGAACTGGGTGCCGAGACCAAGGTGCGCGGGCTCATCGCCGACGGCGAGTCGGTGACCTCGGCGCCGGCCGGCAGCATCGTGGAGGTCGTGCTCGCCGAGACCCCCTTCTACGCGGAGTCGGGCGGCCAGGACTCCGATACCGGCATTCTGCGCACCCCTGCGGGCGACCTGAAGGTGCTCGACGTGCAGCGTCCGGTGCCCGGTCTGATCGTCCACAAGGTCGAGGTGCCCAACGAACTGGTGGTCGGCGACGCGGTCACCGCGCTGGTGGATGGGTTCAACCGCCGCGGCGCCTGTCAGGCGCATTCGGCCACCCATGTGCTGCACGCTGCGCTGCGCGAACTCGTCGGTTCCGGCGCCACCCAGGCGGGCTCCTACAACAGGCCCGGTTATCTGCGCTTCGACTACTCGTCGGTCAAGGGGCTGAGCCCCGAACTGCGCGCCGAGATCGAGGAACGCTGCAATGTGGCGATCCGCGACGACCTGGAAGTGACTGCCACCCAGATGAAGCTCGAGGACGCCAAGGCGCTCGGCGCGATGGCGATGTTCGGCGAGAAGTACCCGCCGGTCGTCCGCATGGTCGAGATGGGCGGGCCGTGGAGCCGTGAACTGTGCGGCGGTACCCATGTGCAGCACTCCAGCCAGATCGGCATGCTGACCATGCTCGGCGAACAGTCGGTCGGATCGGGTGCCCGCCGTGTCGAGGCGCTGGTGAGTACGGATGCGTTCGCTCACATGGCCGCCGAGCGGGCACTGGTCAATCAGCTCAGCGACACGCTGCGGGTCCAGCCCGAGCAACTGGGCGACCGGGTGCAGGCCATGGTGGCCGAGCTGAAGTCGGCGCAGAAGACCATCGCCGAGCTTCGGATGACCCAGCTGCAGGCGAAGGTCTCCGGCATCGTCGCCAATGCGACCGACATCGAAGGCGTCGCCTTCGACGCCCAGGTGCTCGACGGTGTGGACGCTGCGGACCTGCGCTCGCTGGCCGGGCAGGTGCGCGACCAGTTCGGCACCCGCGCCGCGGTGGTGGTGCTGCTGTCCAGGAGCCCCAAGCCTGCGGTGGTGGTCGCGGTCAATGGCCGGGCCCGTGATCTGGGCATCAAGGCCGGCGAGATCGTCCGGCGTGCCGCGGCAGAACTCGGTGGCAAGGGCGGCGGCAAGGACGATATGGCCCAGGGCGGTGGCACCCAGCCCGAGGCCGCCCCGCAGGCAGTCGAGGCCGCCCGTCATCAGGTGGAGACCGTTCTTGGGCGCTGA
- a CDS encoding YihY/virulence factor BrkB family protein encodes MTSHAPEPDEPPAAKPERVRMDLKSWLYTITATIQRFLRNQGTDMAAALTYYTVLTIFPALLCIVSLMKLSGIGDVLVPKLTGLISQASSDEFLTDTLVGLIESFFSSAGAGLGLAIGILAAAWAASGYVAAFTRVMNRAYRVLEGRNPVRLKAQQFALTIILLICMSTLLLALVVSGDVAGWIAGQFAALSGVVHLWDRLRWPITIALVMVLIDVLYYFCPNVRFPRFRPLSYGSIVAALAGIIAVVGFRFYAANFGSYDATYGALAGAIIALWLIWLTNLALVAGAHLDLEVLRTRQLLQGLPAERAPVLPPKSAKGIDKKIGRDNKLAAKGNELRLRGQ; translated from the coding sequence ATGACCTCGCATGCCCCTGAACCCGACGAACCTCCTGCCGCGAAACCCGAGCGGGTTCGGATGGACCTCAAGAGCTGGCTGTACACCATCACCGCGACGATCCAGCGTTTCTTGCGCAACCAGGGCACCGACATGGCCGCCGCCCTCACCTACTACACGGTGCTGACCATCTTCCCGGCGCTGCTGTGCATCGTGTCGTTGATGAAACTCAGCGGGATCGGCGACGTGCTGGTTCCCAAGCTGACCGGACTGATCAGCCAAGCCTCCTCGGACGAGTTTCTCACCGACACACTCGTGGGCCTCATCGAGAGCTTCTTCTCCAGTGCCGGAGCCGGTCTGGGCCTGGCGATCGGTATTCTCGCCGCCGCTTGGGCGGCCAGCGGGTACGTCGCCGCGTTCACCCGGGTCATGAACCGGGCGTACCGGGTACTCGAAGGACGCAACCCCGTCAGGCTGAAGGCCCAGCAGTTCGCGCTGACGATCATCCTGCTGATCTGCATGTCGACGCTGCTGCTCGCGCTGGTGGTCAGCGGTGACGTGGCCGGCTGGATTGCCGGTCAATTCGCCGCGCTGAGTGGCGTGGTGCACCTGTGGGACCGGCTGCGCTGGCCGATCACCATCGCCTTGGTCATGGTTCTCATCGACGTGCTCTACTACTTCTGCCCGAATGTGCGGTTTCCGCGCTTCCGCCCGCTCAGTTACGGCTCGATCGTCGCAGCGCTCGCCGGAATAATCGCGGTGGTGGGATTCCGCTTCTATGCGGCGAACTTCGGCAGCTACGACGCCACCTACGGCGCGTTGGCCGGTGCCATCATCGCCTTGTGGCTCATCTGGCTGACAAATCTGGCGCTGGTGGCAGGAGCCCATCTGGATCTCGAGGTATTGCGCACCCGGCAACTGCTGCAGGGCCTGCCCGCCGAGCGCGCCCCGGTGCTGCCGCCCAAGAGCGCGAAGGGCATCGACAAGAAGATCGGCAGGGACAACAAGCTCGCCGCCAAGGGCAACGAACTACGCCTCCGGGGCCAGTAG
- the ruvX gene encoding Holliday junction resolvase RuvX yields the protein MGAEFRRGVRLAVDWGKARVGVAACDPDGLLAYPVETVPTGGGTVQRLAEICAEYEPIEVLLGWPVNLAGREGPAVQQMSEVADRLHTGLARPLRVVDERLSTASAARKLAASGRTSRSRRAIIDQAAAVDILEQALEYEKRTGRPAGREWPQGG from the coding sequence TTGGGCGCTGAGTTCCGCCGCGGCGTCCGGCTCGCCGTCGACTGGGGAAAGGCCCGGGTCGGGGTTGCGGCCTGCGACCCCGACGGTCTGCTTGCCTATCCGGTGGAGACCGTGCCCACCGGTGGGGGCACCGTGCAGCGGCTGGCGGAGATCTGCGCGGAGTACGAGCCGATCGAAGTGCTGCTCGGCTGGCCGGTCAATCTGGCCGGACGTGAGGGCCCGGCCGTCCAGCAGATGAGCGAGGTCGCCGACCGGCTGCATACCGGCTTGGCCCGGCCGCTGCGTGTTGTGGACGAGCGGCTGAGCACGGCGAGCGCGGCACGTAAGCTGGCAGCCAGTGGGAGGACCTCGCGCAGCCGGCGTGCCATCATCGACCAGGCCGCCGCCGTAGACATCCTCGAACAAGCACTCGAATACGAGAAACGCACTGGCCGGCCGGCCGGTCGTGAATGGCCCCAGGGAGGTT